From the genome of Athalia rosae chromosome 3, iyAthRosa1.1, whole genome shotgun sequence:
GCGATTATttacgttttcgtttttttcgtccgtcGTTAAATCATTTTTGCCCCATTctattataggtatgtacaaaaAATCTTGtcgctttcaaaatttatgatttccttttctcacaaggatattattatcattattgttattattatattatgtatattgcaCTAAcgaaatgacaataataatattatggtatcgatgtaataaaataaaaatataaaattataaaactaTTAACAAATATACATCTTAGTAgtcatgaaataaaaaaattcaccgcatTCAATGACAAGtacggttgtttttttgtattttcaagaatttttttgagcTTTCTTTCGTCTAAAGACATATTTTAGTTTTGtatcttgtttcttttttttcatagttaATTTTACGTTTTACATGTACGTTAattgtttgtattttattatttattttgtctcTTCTCTCATGTTCTAAAATCTTGAATATGAGTGCGCGTTGCTGATGTGCAATtgtaaaaaagatgaaattccAACGTAAATTTGTctgcttggaaaatttttttgttttttaaatctaCACGGAAGATAAATACTGCACCTATTCGtgtaatatgtataggtatgtcgtatgtttcgtttaattttttaggtttttctcttcgaatgtgttattttttttcctctcattagCGAGAAGGTCTACAATTATAAGGTAGTTTATAATATGAGCTGCTCTACAAATTCTATGTAAATACTACAGtcgtataaataaaactaaataatTCTCGACGAAAGTTATTTTCACAATCACCGTACGGTGCGTTATTCTATACGTTAAAATGTCAGACTAAAATTCAAGCTTTGcacgaattttcaacgattcatttgatcgaacaattttttttgatcaacgCACCAACGTAGTACGATTTAAAACAGAGTCTTGTCGGATGAAATTATTCTCGTGGATCAAAATATCGCGAATGTTCGTTAGcgaatagaatgaaaattaatacgccaaaaagaaaaaatcattctgGACAATTAAAATTACTGAGAAATCTTCAACTTTAGGGCGACTATGCGTCAAAGATTTTACTATATAACTTTACGTCATGACAAACTTAAATTAATATCGATCGCACCTTGAACTTTGATATCCGTGATAAGGCCTTAGAACAGGCAATGGCAATGTACTGCAGACGTTTTATCGGCTACTGGATATTTTGTGCTTACGAAAATAGTGTGCATCTCTAGTTCCAGAATATGTACTTCGAAATATTGTAACCTTCTGACTCCTCATAACTTATTATCTGTTTCTTACAAAAACGTGgctaacaattttcaaaaatcagttTCTGAGCTGTCTCTTCTCAAGACAAAGATTATGACAATGACGACTATTAATTCTCAgtgtacaaaatttttgtaattaatttttaatataccCTTACGATAGAGCTATccaaatatatttaatttatatacctagATAGTACCGCTCGAGAATTCGAGAGTCTCAGGTCCTTCGAATAAGCGTGATATCTGGCTTCGCTAAGAATCGCAGGGTGTCAATATCTCCTCAACACTCAATATCTCTCATCGATTCACGTATGCAAACGTATTACTGTATACTTGTGCTATAATCGCCCTCCCCAAATCAATGAGTTTCAGGTTCAAGACTGGCTCCCACAAATAGtaattacataatatatattcatatgtgaatatatataaatatatatctatatatatatcacaaAAAGTCGTGGCAATTCGTCCAGAGAAGCCTGTAATAAGGGTTAAAAAGCTCGATGGTATTCACATGTTGTACGCAACGTAAATTGGGTCTATTTGATCCGCTAGGAAACCGTCACGCAGATGCATTCGTTGTTTCTCGCCGCGTGAATTTATTGGTACGACACCCGGGTCCACAACAACGACAACTCCGACAACAAGATGATGCTCTTCCAGAACTGCACTTGTCACCAAAGCCACCAGATCCAGAGCCTCACTTTCACTGCCATCCAATTCAACAACGACCACCAGCAGATTTGTCCACGTGAATACAGCACTGTAACAATATCGATCATAATCATATGCATAATGCTCATCTATCCTATGCGATTGGTAAAATGCTAAACTTTGAGGCATCCAATCTCATCGATAGGATATTCCAGGGAATACtcctgtttgaaaataatcagctGATTGTTCTACATGAGAAATTAATTGTAGGATCTGAAAGCCAGCGTATATTATGGTAATTTTGTACGTGAATTCGATCTGATAAGTGATGGAcgtaaattattcatcaatattGCACCTGGTTTGATAAGATGCCGCTGTTGAGGCGTAACAAATAGCCTTGCAGAGGCATGGATGCGCTGAAGATTATGTAACTCTCGCTATACAATCATAATGTAATTATGAATGAGAGTATGATTGATAAAGTGATAATAATTGGAGAGATATTTAAGAGCTGCAGTAGGCAGCTGGTGATTAACTCGGACTAATCAGTCGGATCGCGGCAGTCAAACAAGATAGAAGATCATGCCGATGAGAGACCTTGATTTATCCGTACGAGTACGTCGACCGTTGTAATTCAAACCATTGAATCCGCGGTTCAATTACTGTGGATGCCGTGTCATACAATCAACTCGATCAATGTCAATAGATAAAGATGCTTTGTGTTTTCAGAGTACATTTCTCCCgaagaatatttcaaagaagCTCGGAGATATTGGTGATACCCTGGGAACTATGGTTCTtggtgttaatttttttcaaatgaatcgaTTTAAAAATTACTTCTCTAACGATCTAAGCTTCTGCCAAGAAAATAGCATTCAACGCTCTTGTGGCTACGCGATTAGCTCGCTTGGCGCATGTGACTTGAAGAACGTAtattaaaagaataaaatttctgaTCTGTACCTGCGCACCAGACTTGTTATACGCAAGAGCATGgtgtaaaaatatcaattatctAATCGCTTTTGAGCCTGTCTTTCAAGGGCCGTGTTAATGTATTACGGGATCGAGACTTTGTTGATTTCAGTTACAACTTCACAagtgtattattattagaaaATGTTGATTGTCATTAAGACTCGATTATTAGTTGGtaagaaagaaataacaaataaagatATGATGAGAGCTCAAAGAATTCAACGGAAatataaaactttttcaacaaaaaaaaacatcaagcTGAGCGCAGCAGGTGATCAAGAAGACCAAACATTATAGTCGATTCATGACAAATATTGAACAAGCTGTTCTTTCTATATCGACGTTTGTTATTAGCCCGCCAAATATAAAATACTGAAAATCCACGTTTACTCGAATCTATTTGCGAAGAATTCGAGCAAAGTGATTTATAGAGCTTTACACAGATGTGCGACTTTGTCCCAATTCCCTCCGAGACAAATTATGTATTTGctttccgaatttcaaaagtcAGAATCATGAGTCAATAAAAatacacgattttttttttttatgaaaaattgtttgatcaTGAGTTTCAAGGGGGAGAGCTTCCTTTTCTGATGCAAACTCGTTATTCACCCGTAACATTAAGGAAAACATTGTAAAAGTCTGAAGAACGAAGAGACTGTTCATTTTTAATGTGTTTATGCAATCAGCATTCTCACacaactttgaaaacttattttCAGCCGAAACAAATAACAGCAACTTGAATCCAAGCTTTTGAAGACAAGTGGTGATATTTGAAACTCATTTCATCCCtcccaaataaataaatatgaatttaaCACAGTGAGAGCAAgatcatttcgatgaattgaaTACGGTTCAGATAATTAGGCAACTACGCATCATATCGGCGTGAAGAATTTACTCGATAATGTAACTCGATAACGTAATCCAAATATTTTATCTGCATTGATAAATCTTTGCACTCACCATTCGGCAATCTTCTTATGACACCTCATTACGCTGTTTTCGATGTCGATCGGATGATATCGCATGCCTCTGAGTAAAATCGCTTCATCAAGTGCACCAACCACGAACACCGCATCGTGGAGCTCAGCGTCTACCGGAGGTCCTTCCGCCTCCGAGGCAGAACTATCTCCTGGTGTGTCACCTACAGCTGATTGTTGGACGCTTTCGGTGCGCCTGAGGAAACCCAGGTAGCCAGTTCTCGCGTAAACTTCTCCGGTATTGCCTGTGACAAGACGGGCGTTGAAGTGATCTGCATAGTCACTTTCATCTCCGTAGATCGTAAAGTATCCACTGGCGTTGTGCGAAGATTGAACCCAGATTTCTCCGAGGTGCGAATCCCCGCACTGACCCTTTGTCTCCGGGTTTGCAATGATCACTTTTACTCCTGGTAACAGTTTCCCCGATTCCATTAAGCACAAGGAATGAGGACTTCCTCTCTCTACTAACGATACTCTGTCGTTTCTCAGGGCCCGTAAATCAACATATACGGTCGATGGTTCTGGACTAGATGCTCCCTGTTGGAAATTGAGATAAAATCATTGACATTTGCAGAAACATTGAGAGATCCGTTCAGCGCGACCCAAAGACGACGACAAACCTGAAGACATATGGCTGTGTTGACTCTGCAGCCAAAGGAAGTAGATACCGCACGAGGGCTCAACCCAAGAGCGGAAAAGAGTTTGCTGAAGCTGGTCGTCAACGCTATCCGTGGTCTCTCTTCGGCAACAACGACGCACGTTCTAACACAGGCAAGACTAACACCACGAGTCTTGAGAGCATGTACGGAAGAACCAAGACCCTTCGTGCACAATTCCATTACACCGTAGGAACAGAAAGTGTCTCTTACTCTGTGCTGACTCACCGCGGATAGCCATGAAGCGGGATTCGCTTCGACCTGTAAGGAATCGATCATAGACTCGTTAGTACACAATTGCAGCGGCTTTTTGTTTTATAGTGTAGAATACCGATTGAAATGATGAATTACCTCCGACGGTGGTATAAGAATGGAATGATGCCCGCTGTATATGCTGCTGAGACACCACAGTGCGAATCCCAGACCGGAATACGGGTCCAAACATAAGGCTATGTGTCTCGATGGATACAACTCACAAGCGAGTTTCATAGCTCGACACAAGGAGGTAACCGCTGCATGTGACATTTTGATTCCGGCAAGCATGCCTGTCGTCGATACGCTAAAATCTAAATACGCTAACATCTCTGCCGTCGGAGCTCTGTACATTACCGGAAGCTTCTTTTTTGGCATATCGTCCATATCCAACGTCGTTGGCCAAGTTTTCATGTCAACTACGTTGTTAGCTTCCTGCGGGACGGATGGAAATTACTAATTATTCATGGCTCACGTGAAAGTAATCAACGGTCCGTTgatttctatatgtatacctttgaCTTCAGGAGCTTCAGCAGAGTTTGATTAGACAAGACCAGTACGGATTTACTGACGTCCACGATCATTCTAACGGTGGGTAGGGTAGTTTGAAGATTTTGTGGATGAGGTGGTCTGATTGTGACCGGTACAGCCCCGACGTACAAGCACCCGTAGAAAGCACAAATCAGATCTATTCCAGGAGGGAAAATCAGCGCAACGTGGTCCCCCGTATTGATTCGTCCCCGATCTAACAGCAAATTTCCAATCCTCTCTGCTTTTTTGTGCAGCTGCGAACACGACAACGAAGTCGCTATTGCTCCCTTCGCGTTCAGCAGCGTGAAGATTACGTGATCCGAGGTACTGGCGGCCCGCCACCGTAGAATTTCTGATATAAATTGATACTGTAACAGGAAAAACCGTGAGTTTCACGCGACTTGCACCCAGGAAATCGATATCCGTAGGAAAGAACAATAGATGGTGCTACCTTCTTGGCACTGTCACTGTCTTCGTCCAGGATCCCCATATCTCGTCCCTGCGCTGACGCCAAACGATTCCCTTGGACGATGTTGCCGACCATAACGCTGGCTGGTCCAACGTCTGCAACAGAATCCCCCGCTACACGCCCCCGCACCATTCCGTTAGTAAACCAACACAAACACTCAACCCAATAATGAGTACCTCGCACACTCTCCCCTGACTGAGACCAGAAAATAAAAGCTAGCGAATAGGTGGTGTActttaatatatatgtatatgagagcaatttataataaatttgagtggcaaaaaataatacagGCTTATGGGGTATCGGGGGTCATTCAGAACTCAGCCAAAAGAAAGAGGGAACGACAAAATTTATGGGGTACATGCTAAGCACAAGGTACCAAATGgcataaaatgtaaaaacaaAGCTCAGCATAACATTATGCAATGTTAACATAGGTGGCAAGACGACACATTTGGCCGAAGGATTCTCCATgtcgttgaatatttattctgATTTTTATGGGGGATGAATATGGCTAACTAAaagattttcaacattttggaaGATATTCGAAACTTGCCACCTATGAAAGATGTTTGTGTTCAACTGTAATTTTGATGTTGAAAATCAAGAATTAGACATATTGTCTGAATTTGTCGCCTCAATGGATTCGATATACAGTAAAACAAAGTGTGGCTAATTGTAAGACAATCTGCGATCGGTGTGATGTATGTAAAATTATGCAAAACACTGGTCCGCCGACTAAATTAAGCTACAAATAAAACGACTCGAAAACTATCATTGTTTCCGAAAAGTGTAGAGAATTGCTTGTTCTCCTTTGTATATCATGTCGAGTACTTCAGAAAGATAATAAgttaaataatatatgtatgtttttgAAAGTGATAAAtgagcgaaaataaaaaacgatagACTGTGTAGAGCTAGATGATTCATTTGATTCACACTGTTATACCATCTGAAATGTACAGATACGAATACAAACAAGTAGCAACATTTACTTCAACAGTGAATCAGAAGCTTCCAAAACTCCGCAGTGGACGTTACGTACGCGATGGAATACAATGATTTCAACAATTGGATCGTGACCGAAacgattaatgaaaaaatagcaTATTACACATAGCGGAAACATTTAtgtcatatttttcttcacgcgAAATAAGTatagttggaaaatttcgagtcgctcgaatatttttcacaatgTCTCGTAAGCTTCTGAATTGTGAATTGCATAAAGGATATCGTCAACGTtttcttgagaaaaaaaaagaacgaacttACGGCAAGCTACCAACAGTTGGTTGTCCTGTAGCCAATGTTCACGATGAAGCAAAGATTTTACTTACACGAACGTTTGATTGGAATCGCGTTTACACACCTGATCCTACGGATGATTTATGACATAGGTTGGACGGTATTGCTTACCCGAATGTACTTCGCGAGGTTTTGGTAAGTTGGTCACGCAAGTATGTGGGCAAAGTAATACGTTTGCAGGATGTAATGCTCCTTCCAAGAAACGCCGTTTTGTTTCCGACAAATGTATTCCTCCCAGAGGCGTTTTTGGAAGATAATTAGGAGGCACTAGGGCAAGACAATAAATTCCAACCGCATGAATCGAGTCTACAGCTTGTAGCACCCTGGACATCCATTGAAAGCTCTGCGAAATAAAcgataaatcaaaaatcaatcacACGTTGCCAACGACAACTTCTAGCTGAAGTAAAATTTCGTCAGCGGTAGAATTATCCTCACCTCTTCCTCGCTGCAGTCCGGTCTCTGTTCGGCAACCACGCATATCCTTTCATCTCGTAGTACCCTGACGCTAAATACGGCGATTCTGCCtcggtaaataaatttcattggtTCCACAGCCAGTACAGTAGCAATGATGTCATCCGCGTTGTGTTTTCTCCCGGTGACGGTCATTAAGCCGTCCCGCGATCCGCAAACAAAAACTAGACCACCAGGACCAAGGAAACCGAGCAGTCCAGATCTCGTGTACTCCACTTCGCCTTGCGGAGTTCCATCCGGTTGTAACGGAGATACTTTGAAGGTGTTATTCGTGAGCCCTTGGAGTCCCCAGTACTGATTTCCCGTCGCCGAACTATGAACGCATATTTCTCCAACTTCGTCAGTTTTGCAGATGAACGGCTGCCCTTCCATTTTAACAACTACGACGACACCTGAAAAGGAGAATAATGGTCAATAGACAATCGGCGAGTAACGATTCCTACAGGAATTCCGATGGAGCAATAGACTCCGCCTTACTTCCAGGCATGACCTGTCCACAGTCCTGCAGGGTGAGTGAAGTCAGAGAATTTTCTTGGTCAACGCGAACGACTCCGTAGCTAAGCCCGGACATTGACAGGACGCCTCGTCCGGTTGCATTCACACCCGCTCGTCCAGGTCTCCTCACGGATACGGTAAGAGCTTCACTGGAGGACGCACACGGGCACACAGCGTCAGGTCGGAGACCCttggattgaaaaactgaTAGGAATTGATCGCAGGAGGACAAGGACCAGGGGTTGGCGCCGTCAGCGACGAGCAGGAGTCTGAGGGACGACAAGGAAATGTCTTTGTGATCTTTGGTCGCGAGCAGGCCCCAATGCAAGTCTCTGGATTTCACAACAGCGACAGTCGCTCGATGCTTGGTGATCATCTGCATCCAACTGGCGGGGCTGACCTTCATCAGAGCGTACGGAATGAAGACTACGTGCATTCCGTTAAGAATACTGGTCAGCGTGCTGTGCCACAGTCCCACTTCCCTCTTAAAATCTAAGACACACACGGCATTTTCACCCTCGGTATAACCGCAGGCCATCGTCAAAGCTCTACAATTAGCCAGCATAGCTGCCCTGGTAACGGTGACTCCCATAACGGAACCGTCCTTGTCAGTCGTGTATTCTATGTACGCCGGAGTGTCGTCGGTCAGTCTTGGCGGAGGCGACCAGTCCTTCGGCGTCTTTCCGAGATGCTCGGTGACGAACCAATGCAGCTTCGGCCAGCCCTTGAACGCGACCACTTCGCCGGCTGCGGTCTTGGGCAAACCCTTGAGACACACCTCGCTAGTAAGAGCGACTTGTATGCCGCAACTACCTAGGAGAAATCCGATCTGCTGCGATCCCGCATCTCGCCGAGTCAGAGGTACCTCGATAGGAACCGGTACGATTCCGGCTTGAAGGCAGCCGTAAAAAGCACACATAAAACTAATCGGGTCGTTGTTCGGGTAGACCAAGGCTATGCGGTCGCCAGGTTTTAGGCAGCAGTCCCCGCTGCGACTCAGTGCTTTGTTCAATAAAGTGTAAGCAATTTTGTGAGATCGGCTCAACAGTTTTCCGTAGGTGAGAGGTACGTATGGTTTTCCGTTTGGATCCAGAACGGTCGCGGCCGGAGCTTTGTAGCTAGCCGAACCGTATCGTTGTATGGCCGCCTCCAAGGATCTCGGTAGCCCCGAAGGGACCGAGAGCTGTTCGCCAACGGCGGAAGTCATCGAACCTCCCTCCGGCTTCGGCGCATTCGGATCTTTGGGGTTCGCCGCTATTTCCAGCTCTATGTCGTCGTCCTCGTAGAACTCCGGTAGCGGCCTTCTCTTCGGTCTTTTCAGAGTGTTCAAGAGCTGCTGAATTTTCGCGGAGACCTTCCACCTCCCGGTTGTCCCGGTATTGTCCTCTACCACGTGATAGCGGTTCACTCTGTCGGCTCCGGGTCTCCGGGATTGCGTGGTGTGCGTTACGTCTGGAGGTTGAATGTTGCAATAAGCGTGAGGTGCGTACTCCGCGATGTCCGTGATGTCCGCAGGTGGGCGCCTGGCAGGCGGTCTCGGGGGTGGCGGAGTGTCTCGTGCGGAACCTGTGCTACTGGTGTCGGAAAGTCCCGTTCCCGTTGGTCCCCCGGCTCCCGGGCTCTCTTCCGTGACAACGCTGTCCTCGTCGCTGCTGGATTCTCCGCTGTCTCGACGTTCTCGATCCGGACTTCTGGCCATCACAGACGTACGCTTCGACGGCATTGGGAGCGACGGCTTTGGGCGACCTTGCATGGCAGCCAACGCCTGCTGGACTGCCTCTTGGCGTACCTCTGCATCGATAAGTAACGTTagtttaataaataataccaGGAAATCTGAATTGTGCACGGctattttcaatgttttcatTACTCGATACGATTCATAATTTATATTCCCAGAAATAACGCGCCACAAATTATGTGTTATCAAACCGAAATTTGTTACTCGCCAGATTTATATTTagatatatattaataattccaTAAGCGAGACAATCTCGAACGATAGCAAAGACTTTCTAGCATTAAAATGTCGGCGTTTAAAACTCACATCTGTTTCTATGTTTCACTGTTGTAATAAACGGCGTTATGGATCGAGCATTCGATATAGGAACAAGAAtattgagcgaaaaaaattggtgcGATTATCAGATCGTAACTGAAATCTTAGTTTTCTTGAATATAAAAGTACCACATGCAACATTAAGACATTCGCAATATCCACAGTAATATGATGAGATAAACATATAGAGAAAATGCAAATTTAGTATATCTACATGCAATGCAGTGTCTGTGTTTATAATTGTTGGTATTCAATttggaaatcgaaatttgaagaagaCCGACGTTTCGTTTCACTGCTATTTCATCTCTggtgatatgaaaattttctgatgtTGTAAAAACCTCCGCCGAAATTCCCTATCTATTGCAAGCGTCCTGCATAATCTTATCTACGAGAGAAGAACGGATGCGGATAGATATTTGCTCAGCTGATCCACTGCGTGTTTGGAAACTATCGGTGGACCGGAGATTTTCAacttcagactttgaaaattgaggcACAAGAAAtcaggagaaaagaaaagtggagAATTTGCAAAACAAGACTCTCGAGACATCTTCACCGATATTAGTCACAGATATTTACCTTCTTATCTGTTCTACGATAAAATCAAACTCACTGCGGATAGGCTGAATCATAGATAAAGgctatctatacatataaatcgGCATAGAATTGTGATGACCCGGAAAGAGACCAGAAAATTTACCCTACTTTTAATCTTATCTCTGACAAAGCGATGGAAATCAATTATGTTGGCCGGCAGACGTGCGCATCCTGCAGCAGCtttgttgaaagaaaaacgaaaagcgtcaaatcgaacaaatattTCAAGTAAATCACAAATGCGAGGCATGAAGCGCACCCCGGTAATTAATTCTTGTTAatctttcattcaattttaaattcacCTTCGAAAGCACCGCGagtaaattcattttatcgatcGAGTTCTTTTTATGAATCCGGCAAACGCAATGAGATTAAAATCACGGCGAGGGGGTCGGAAAATCGATTACAACTAGAGAGAAGTTCCATATAATCAGGCGtaagaagagaacgaaaaggCAACTCACATTCCAAAACGTGAATTATTTGCGTTTCGAAGATCATTCCTATTTTAAAATAAGAtgcaaaaatgaagaatagaTGGAGgttatcaaagaaaattggcAGCATTCGAAGAAATTTACGTGTAATTCAGCCATTCTAAAAGTCATTGACATAGATagcggaatatttttttcacgtcacgCAGACCTGACGCACCTCATTGTCAGATCTTGATTTATTAGGAGTAGATAAAGGCAGAGATTCACTCGTTTCCCACGATATTATGTTTCGATCTAGATTTCAATTATTGTCTTCATTCTTtacggcttttttttttccttccaatttATGATACTCACCAGAATGATAGCGGCTTTCATTGCGCGTGAGCCTTCGATTTCCGCGTCTAGCAGCTGCCGTATTTGAATTCGCAGCGTTTCCCGAACCAACGGAGCCCGAGGGACTCGCAATTCCTGGGGCCAGCCGGCCTCCTGCatgcaacaacaacaataacaacaatctaacaacgacaacgattaGAACAGacacaaagaataaaaaaaaaaaataaaaaaataatttcaataacagGACAACGGTAGCGacgacggtagaaaaaaaaatatcgcgataaCCACAAGGAATTTAAATGCGGTCTCAGTATTTCATTAtttgatcggttttttttcccccttcagACAACGAAATCCGACCACCGTTAAGAAATATGACCCATAACGCAATTGAATTTCGCTCGGACCCGCTGCGATATTTTTccaaggaaaaattcaacaaatgaACTAACCAACTCCAAACCGCATGGCATGCAATTATCCAGCGCTAATTATCACGTCCactaattgtataattattattttaccctTCACCAATAACCAACACCGATACATGATATTATcgtataattaaaattcaaccaGAGCCTCGCTGTTCGAAAGAATTCTTCATAGACTatcagaaaaaacgaaaataaagaaaaaaattaaaaaatttttgcctaCGATTACCTGGTATccgtttattaatttttttcaataactctCCCGGTCGACGATTATTGTCGTTAACGCACAAATCTCGCACCGATTTccagtcgaaaaaaattcgaaaaattgatattcaattaaattttagcgattaaaaaacgaatcgaaataaatatcgcagcagcggcggcggcggc
Proteins encoded in this window:
- the LOC105691933 gene encoding disco-interacting protein 2 isoform X9: MQGRPKPSLPMPSKRTSVMARSPDRERRDSGESSSDEDSVVTEESPGAGGPTGTGLSDTSSTGSARDTPPPPRPPARRPPADITDIAEYAPHAYCNIQPPDVTHTTQSRRPGADRVNRYHVVEDNTGTTGRWKVSAKIQQLLNTLKRPKRRPLPEFYEDDDIELEIAANPKDPNAPKPEGGSMTSAVGEQLSVPSGLPRSLEAAIQRYGSASYKAPAATVLDPNGKPYVPLTYGKLLSRSHKIAYTLLNKALSRSGDCCLKPGDRIALVYPNNDPISFMCAFYGCLQAGIVPVPIEVPLTRRDAGSQQIGFLLGSCGIQVALTSEVCLKGLPKTAAGEVVAFKGWPKLHWFVTEHLGKTPKDWSPPPRLTDDTPAYIEYTTDKDGSVMGVTVTRAAMLANCRALTMACGYTEGENAVCVLDFKREVGLWHSTLTSILNGMHVVFIPYALMKVSPASWMQMITKHRATVAVVKSRDLHWGLLATKDHKDISLSSLRLLLVADGANPWSLSSCDQFLSVFQSKGLRPDAVCPCASSSEALTVSVRRPGRAGVNATGRGVLSMSGLSYGVVRVDQENSLTSLTLQDCGQVMPGSVVVVVKMEGQPFICKTDEVGEICVHSSATGNQYWGLQGLTNNTFKVSPLQPDGTPQGEVEYTRSGLLGFLGPGGLVFVCGSRDGLMTVTGRKHNADDIIATVLAVEPMKFIYRGRIAVFSVRVLRDERICVVAEQRPDCSEEESFQWMSRVLQAVDSIHAVGIYCLALVPPNYLPKTPLGGIHLSETKRRFLEGALHPANVLLCPHTCVTNLPKPREVHSAGDSVADVGPASVMVGNIVQGNRLASAQGRDMGILDEDSDSAKKYQFISEILRWRAASTSDHVIFTLLNAKGAIATSLSCSQLHKKAERIGNLLLDRGRINTGDHVALIFPPGIDLICAFYGCLYVGAVPVTIRPPHPQNLQTTLPTVRMIVDVSKSVLVLSNQTLLKLLKSKEANNVVDMKTWPTTLDMDDMPKKKLPVMYRAPTAEMLAYLDFSVSTTGMLAGIKMSHAAVTSLCRAMKLACELYPSRHIALCLDPYSGLGFALWCLSSIYSGHHSILIPPSEVEANPASWLSAVSQHRVRDTFCSYGVMELCTKGLGSSVHALKTRGVSLACVRTCVVVAEERPRIALTTSFSKLFSALGLSPRAVSTSFGCRVNTAICLQGASSPEPSTVYVDLRALRNDRVSLVERGSPHSLCLMESGKLLPGVKVIIANPETKGQCGDSHLGEIWVQSSHNASGYFTIYGDESDYADHFNARLVTGNTGEVYARTGYLGFLRRTESVQQSAVGDTPGDSSASEAEGPPVDAELHDAVFVVGALDEAILLRGMRYHPIDIENSVMRCHKKIAECAVFTWTNLLVVVVELDGSESEALDLVALVTSAVLEEHHLVVGVVVVVDPGVVPINSRGEKQRMHLRDGFLADQIDPIYVAYNM
- the LOC105691933 gene encoding disco-interacting protein 2 homolog A isoform X6 translates to MAEFNIDVSKLPEDVREKLAELDLELSEGDITQKGYEKKRTRLLQQYSSKQQGGGGGGGGVGNTVVGVVGVAGGFGSGSSERSGSGGIGGGGVGSGTGYGSGGTGGGGGGRPQPRARRTQRRVTHSEKRYHSGGRLAPGIASPSGSVGSGNAANSNTAAARRGNRRLTRNESRYHSEVRQEAVQQALAAMQGRPKPSLPMPSKRTSVMARSPDRERRDSGESSSDEDSVVTEESPGAGGPTGTGLSDTSSTGSARDTPPPPRPPARRPPADITDIAEYAPHAYCNIQPPDVTHTTQSRRPGADRVNRYHVVEDNTGTTGRWKVSAKIQQLLNTLKRPKRRPLPEFYEDDDIELEIAANPKDPNAPKPEGGSMTSAVGEQLSVPSGLPRSLEAAIQRYGSASYKAPAATVLDPNGKPYVPLTYGKLLSRSHKIAYTLLNKALSRSGDCCLKPGDRIALVYPNNDPISFMCAFYGCLQAGIVPVPIEVPLTRRDAGSQQIGFLLGSCGIQVALTSEVCLKGLPKTAAGEVVAFKGWPKLHWFVTEHLGKTPKDWSPPPRLTDDTPAYIEYTTDKDGSVMGVTVTRAAMLANCRALTMACGYTEGENAVCVLDFKREVGLWHSTLTSILNGMHVVFIPYALMKVSPASWMQMITKHRATVAVVKSRDLHWGLLATKDHKDISLSSLRLLLVADGANPWSLSSCDQFLSVFQSKGLRPDAVCPCASSSEALTVSVRRPGRAGVNATGRGVLSMSGLSYGVVRVDQENSLTSLTLQDCGQVMPGSVVVVVKMEGQPFICKTDEVGEICVHSSATGNQYWGLQGLTNNTFKVSPLQPDGTPQGEVEYTRSGLLGFLGPGGLVFVCGSRDGLMTVTGRKHNADDIIATVLAVEPMKFIYRGRIAVFSVRVLRDERICVVAEQRPDCSEEESFQWMSRVLQAVDSIHAVGIYCLALVPPNYLPKTPLGGIHLSETKRRFLEGALHPANVLLCPHTCVTNLPKPREVHSAGDSVADVGPASVMVGNIVQGNRLASAQGRDMGILDEDSDSAKKYQFISEILRWRAASTSDHVIFTLLNAKGAIATSLSCSQLHKKAERIGNLLLDRGRINTGDHVALIFPPGIDLICAFYGCLYVGAVPVTIRPPHPQNLQTTLPTVRMIVDVSKSVLVLSNQTLLKLLKSKEANNVVDMKTWPTTLDMDDMPKKKLPVMYRAPTAEMLAYLDFSVSTTGMLAGIKMSHAAVTSLCRAMKLACELYPSRHIALCLDPYSGLGFALWCLSSIYSGHHSILIPPSEVEANPASWLSAVSQHRVRDTFCSYGVMELCTKGLGSSVHALKTRGVSLACVRTCVVVAEERPRIALTTSFSKLFSALGLSPRAVSTSFGCRVNTAICLQGASSPEPSTVYVDLRALRNDRVSLVERGSPHSLCLMESGKLLPGVKVIIANPETKGQCGDSHLGEIWVQSSHNASGYFTIYGDESDYADHFNARLVTGNTGEVYARTGYLGFLRRTESVQQSAVGDTPGDSSASEAEGPPVDAELHDAVFVVGALDEAILLRGMRYHPIDIENSVMRCHKKIAECAVFTWTNLLVVVVELDGSESEALDLVALVTSAVLEEHHLVVGVVVVVDPGVVPINSRGEKQRMHLRDGFLADQIDPIYVAYNM